In the genome of Phycisphaeraceae bacterium, one region contains:
- the tmk gene encoding dTMP kinase, with protein MSETRGHREGLFEAEASAGALRGDVSWLSALRGRFLAFEGPDGSGKSTQLKRLGRLCRGVGLTVVEARDPGGTVIGEEIRTILLRRRDNDPASADLAVRCETMLFMASRAQLVEEVIRPARARGEVVLGDRFVASTLAYQGAAGGLTREEILRVAEVACGEVTPDLVLVFDVDEATAARRLNPLLDRMEAKGAAFHAKVREGYLAQAREWPGRYAVIDARGSEDEVTGAMLEGLRGWAGR; from the coding sequence GTGAGTGAAACGCGTGGTCATCGTGAGGGGTTGTTCGAGGCGGAGGCGTCTGCGGGGGCGTTGCGCGGGGATGTGTCGTGGCTGTCGGCGTTGCGCGGGAGGTTTCTGGCGTTCGAGGGGCCGGACGGGTCGGGGAAGAGCACGCAGTTGAAGCGGCTGGGAAGGTTGTGCCGCGGCGTGGGGCTGACGGTGGTGGAGGCGCGCGACCCGGGGGGGACGGTGATCGGGGAGGAGATCCGGACGATTTTGCTGCGTCGTCGTGACAACGACCCGGCGTCGGCGGATCTGGCGGTGCGTTGCGAGACGATGCTGTTCATGGCGAGCCGCGCGCAATTGGTCGAAGAGGTGATCCGCCCGGCGCGTGCGCGCGGCGAGGTGGTGCTGGGGGACAGGTTCGTCGCGAGCACGCTGGCGTATCAGGGGGCGGCGGGCGGTCTGACGCGCGAGGAGATCCTGCGCGTGGCGGAGGTCGCGTGCGGCGAGGTGACGCCGGACCTGGTGCTGGTGTTCGATGTGGACGAGGCGACGGCGGCGCGACGGCTGAACCCGTTGCTGGACCGGATGGAGGCGAAGGGGGCGGCGTTCCACGCGAAGGTGCGCGAGGGGTATCTGGCGCAGGCGCGTGAGTGGCCCGGTCGCTACGCGGTGATCGACGCGCGCGGGAGCGAGGACGAGGTGACGGGGGCGATGCTTGAGGGGCTGCGCGGGTGGGCGGGGCGCTGA
- the dnaA gene encoding chromosomal replication initiator protein DnaA gives MARGDQAVWGDILAHLRSHHVSMCRQWFDEIEPLGVDSGVLSLRVNHSVRRAYLERECQPTFAEAAQAVTGCLLSVRFLGPDDELPHHTRASSNGASRAAGAATAGSALVEPKPHPQPTPAAPQHAAPPPPSWAAAASARTNASQDRLRLSPDHSFDNFVVGPGNRLAHAAATAVADNPGNAYNPLFFHGGVGLGKTHLLQAICLRLLERNPATRIHYTSCEEFLSGFVEALRQGDMSSFHHAFRDADVLVIDDIHFLAKGESAQEEFFHTFNALHHQRKQLVLSSDAPPEQIPQLEERLISRFKWGLVVEIEPPNTDTRAAIVRQKARMRGVEMPDDVARFVAERISANIRELEGAVVRLQIQSQVEKKPIDLALAKSALGEAPTKARPVLSVMAIVQTVGDYYGVKVSDLQSRRKQKSIVQPRQLCMFLARKHTRHSLEEIGGYLGGRDHTTVMHALSTVDTRLKSEPSLSAELQAIELKLASLDATP, from the coding sequence ATGGCCAGAGGCGATCAAGCCGTCTGGGGCGACATCCTTGCGCACCTGCGGAGCCATCATGTCTCCATGTGCCGCCAGTGGTTCGACGAGATCGAACCGCTCGGGGTCGATTCCGGCGTCCTCTCCCTGCGCGTGAACCACTCCGTGCGGCGCGCCTACCTCGAGCGCGAGTGCCAGCCCACCTTCGCCGAAGCGGCGCAGGCCGTCACCGGCTGCCTCCTCTCGGTCCGCTTCCTCGGGCCAGACGACGAGCTGCCCCATCACACGCGCGCCTCCTCCAACGGCGCGTCACGCGCCGCAGGCGCCGCCACCGCCGGCAGCGCGCTCGTCGAGCCCAAGCCCCACCCGCAGCCCACCCCCGCAGCGCCCCAGCACGCCGCGCCCCCGCCGCCCTCCTGGGCCGCCGCCGCCTCGGCGCGCACCAACGCCTCCCAGGACCGCCTCCGGCTCAGCCCGGACCACTCCTTCGACAACTTCGTCGTCGGCCCCGGCAACCGCCTCGCCCACGCCGCCGCCACCGCCGTCGCCGACAACCCCGGCAACGCCTACAACCCGCTCTTCTTCCACGGCGGCGTCGGGCTCGGCAAAACACACCTCCTCCAGGCCATCTGCCTCCGACTCCTCGAGCGCAACCCCGCCACGCGCATCCACTACACCTCCTGCGAAGAGTTCCTCTCCGGATTCGTCGAGGCCCTGCGTCAGGGCGACATGTCCTCCTTCCACCACGCCTTCCGTGACGCCGATGTCCTCGTCATCGACGACATCCACTTCCTCGCCAAGGGCGAGAGCGCCCAGGAAGAGTTCTTCCACACCTTCAACGCCCTCCACCACCAGCGCAAGCAGCTCGTCCTCTCCAGCGACGCGCCCCCCGAGCAGATCCCCCAGCTCGAAGAACGACTCATCTCACGCTTCAAGTGGGGCCTCGTCGTCGAGATCGAACCCCCCAACACCGACACACGCGCCGCCATCGTCCGCCAGAAAGCCCGGATGCGCGGCGTCGAGATGCCCGACGATGTCGCCCGCTTCGTCGCCGAACGCATCAGCGCCAACATCCGCGAACTCGAGGGCGCCGTCGTCCGACTCCAGATCCAGTCACAGGTCGAGAAAAAGCCCATCGACCTCGCCCTCGCCAAATCCGCCCTGGGCGAAGCACCCACCAAGGCAAGGCCCGTCCTCTCCGTCATGGCCATCGTCCAGACCGTGGGCGACTACTACGGCGTCAAGGTCTCCGACCTGCAGTCACGCCGCAAACAGAAGTCCATCGTCCAGCCCCGACAGCTCTGCATGTTCCTCGCACGCAAGCACACCCGACACTCCCTCGAAGAGATCGGCGGCTACCTGGGCGGACGAGACCACACCACGGTCATGCACGCCCTCAGCACGGTCGACACCCGCCTCAAGTCCGAGCCCTCCCTGAGCGCCGAACTCCAGGCCATCGAGCTCAAACTCGCGTCCCTCGACGCCACCCCCTGA
- the mutM gene encoding bifunctional DNA-formamidopyrimidine glycosylase/DNA-(apurinic or apyrimidinic site) lyase, with protein MPELPEVESVRRSAERALVGRTVIGVCLRRRDIVEGDSGKRALLEGATIVEVRRLGKQLAIVGDDGRVLGVHLGMTGQLLWLAHGARAARTDHVHAEWRLGDAGGRVLFRDPRRFGGLWTFPSVGTLCETRWAALGPDAATITGDALRAALGRSARAVKAGLLDQRALAGVGNIYADEALFAAGIDPRRVCTGIGDGEWDALAAAIRRVLGEAIEAGGSTLRDYRDASGASGSFQTRHLVYGRGGEPCMKCGRALERFTLGQRTTVACGVCQG; from the coding sequence ATGCCCGAACTCCCAGAGGTCGAATCGGTGCGGCGGTCGGCGGAGCGCGCCCTGGTGGGGCGCACCGTGATCGGGGTATGTCTGCGCCGGCGCGACATCGTGGAGGGCGACAGCGGGAAGCGGGCGCTGCTCGAGGGCGCCACCATCGTCGAGGTGCGTCGGCTGGGCAAGCAGCTCGCGATCGTCGGGGATGACGGGCGCGTGCTGGGGGTGCATCTGGGGATGACCGGGCAGCTCTTGTGGCTGGCGCACGGGGCGCGTGCCGCGAGGACGGACCATGTGCACGCGGAATGGCGTCTGGGCGACGCAGGCGGCAGGGTGCTCTTTCGCGACCCGCGCCGGTTCGGCGGGCTGTGGACCTTCCCGAGCGTGGGGACGCTGTGCGAGACCCGCTGGGCGGCGCTGGGGCCCGACGCGGCGACGATCACGGGCGACGCTCTGCGTGCGGCGCTGGGGAGGTCGGCCCGGGCGGTGAAAGCGGGCCTGCTCGACCAGCGCGCGCTGGCCGGGGTGGGGAACATCTACGCGGACGAGGCGCTGTTCGCGGCGGGCATCGATCCCAGGCGCGTGTGCACCGGGATCGGGGATGGGGAGTGGGACGCGCTGGCCGCGGCGATCCGACGGGTGCTGGGCGAGGCGATCGAGGCCGGGGGCAGCACGCTGCGCGACTACCGGGACGCGTCGGGGGCGTCGGGTTCATTCCAGACCCGACATCTCGTCTATGGGCGAGGAGGGGAGCCCTGCATGAAGTGTGGGAGGGCGCTGGAACGGTTCACGCTCGGGCAGCGCACGACGGTCGCCTGCGGCGTGTGCCAGGGGTGA
- a CDS encoding terpene cyclase/mutase family protein — protein sequence MRTPRTILAGASIALASVTGAQDAPTTERPGASAENAALADEMNPRLHAAVDKGLAWLAAQQNEDGSWDSGRWRGNVGIVSIACLAFMADGHVPGRGEYGENVRKGLEFILSRVTDTGFIATDSPTHGPMYEHGFAALLLGEVYGMTIGGPDTALSARVHDAVVRSNRVIIMSQNDEGGWRYNPVPYDADLSVTICQIMALRSARNAGIDIPRDPIDRAVEYVKRAQNTDGGFMYQLSGGRSLWPRSAAGVASLYYAGIYEDDAINPGLDYIMRNALPGANRVPDSHFFYGHYYAAQAMYLAGGDYWATWWPAVRDDMLARQSENDGFWVDSSNGPVYGTAMALVVLQMPKRYLPIFQK from the coding sequence ATGCGCACACCACGCACCATCCTCGCCGGCGCCTCCATCGCGCTCGCCTCCGTCACCGGCGCGCAGGACGCACCGACGACCGAACGCCCCGGCGCGTCCGCCGAAAACGCCGCCCTCGCCGACGAGATGAACCCGCGCCTCCACGCCGCCGTCGACAAGGGCCTCGCCTGGCTCGCCGCACAGCAGAACGAAGACGGCTCCTGGGACTCCGGACGCTGGCGAGGCAACGTCGGCATCGTCTCCATCGCCTGCCTCGCCTTCATGGCCGACGGCCACGTCCCCGGGCGCGGCGAGTACGGCGAGAACGTCCGCAAAGGCCTCGAGTTCATCCTCTCACGCGTCACCGACACCGGCTTCATCGCCACCGACTCGCCCACCCACGGACCAATGTACGAGCACGGCTTCGCCGCGCTCTTACTGGGCGAGGTCTACGGCATGACCATCGGAGGGCCCGACACCGCCCTCTCGGCGCGCGTCCACGACGCCGTCGTCCGATCCAACCGCGTCATCATCATGTCCCAGAACGACGAGGGCGGCTGGCGCTACAACCCCGTCCCCTACGACGCCGACCTCTCCGTCACCATCTGCCAGATCATGGCCCTCCGCTCGGCGCGCAACGCCGGCATCGACATCCCGCGCGACCCCATCGACCGCGCCGTCGAATACGTCAAGCGCGCCCAGAACACCGACGGCGGCTTCATGTACCAGCTCTCCGGAGGACGCTCCCTCTGGCCGCGCTCCGCCGCTGGCGTCGCCTCCCTCTACTACGCCGGCATCTACGAAGACGACGCCATCAACCCCGGCCTCGACTACATCATGCGCAACGCGCTCCCCGGCGCAAACCGCGTGCCCGACAGCCATTTCTTCTACGGCCACTACTACGCCGCGCAGGCCATGTACCTCGCAGGCGGCGACTACTGGGCCACCTGGTGGCCCGCCGTCCGCGACGACATGCTCGCCCGCCAGTCCGAGAACGACGGATTCTGGGTCGACTCGAGCAATGGTCCGGTCTACGGCACCGCCATGGCGCTCGTCGTCCTGCAAATGCCCAAGCGATATCTCCCGATCTTCCAGAAGTGA
- a CDS encoding DUF58 domain-containing protein: MSEAPPIPPGRPAPLPEADATLYLHPQTLSRLGSMDLRAKHIVEGVMSGQHRSPYQGFSVEFAQHRQYTPGDDTRHLDWKVFARTDKLHLKQYEQETNLDVVILVDSSGSMDYGSRSYAEASGAGRKTSADGRAHWSKFDHATATAAAMAYMSLHQGDRAGLAVFADKVYRILDRSSAQRQWRQIVGALSTNPVENPTDLPRAVEQTLAKLNNRCLLVIISDFFSDPEQLRTALARIKHRRHDAILFQIVDKREETFDFNETLPFDGLEGEPRLRVDPRSLRKAYIEAFEAHQTQVRRIARSFNFDYQLVRTHDWLGPPLAAFVARRNAQLKKLKMG, from the coding sequence ATGAGCGAAGCACCACCCATCCCGCCCGGCAGGCCCGCCCCCCTCCCAGAGGCCGACGCCACCCTCTACCTTCACCCCCAGACGCTCTCGCGCCTGGGCTCCATGGACCTGCGCGCCAAGCACATCGTCGAGGGCGTCATGAGCGGCCAGCACCGCTCGCCCTACCAGGGCTTCTCCGTCGAGTTCGCCCAGCACCGCCAGTACACCCCGGGCGACGACACGCGGCACCTCGACTGGAAGGTCTTCGCGCGCACCGACAAACTCCACCTCAAGCAGTACGAGCAGGAAACCAACCTCGATGTCGTGATCCTCGTCGACTCCTCCGGCTCGATGGACTACGGCAGCCGCTCCTACGCCGAGGCGTCCGGCGCTGGGCGCAAAACCTCCGCCGACGGGCGCGCCCACTGGAGCAAGTTCGACCACGCCACCGCCACCGCCGCCGCGATGGCCTATATGTCCCTCCACCAGGGCGACCGCGCCGGGCTGGCCGTCTTCGCCGACAAGGTCTACCGCATCCTCGACCGCTCCAGCGCGCAGCGCCAGTGGCGCCAGATCGTCGGTGCGCTCTCGACTAACCCCGTCGAGAACCCCACCGACCTCCCGCGCGCCGTCGAGCAGACCCTCGCCAAACTCAACAACCGCTGCCTGCTCGTCATCATCAGCGACTTCTTCTCCGACCCCGAGCAACTCCGCACCGCGCTCGCGCGCATCAAGCACCGGCGCCACGACGCGATCCTCTTCCAGATCGTCGACAAGCGCGAAGAGACCTTCGACTTCAACGAGACCCTCCCCTTCGACGGGCTCGAGGGCGAGCCCCGCCTGCGCGTCGACCCGCGCTCGCTGCGCAAGGCCTACATCGAGGCGTTCGAGGCGCACCAGACCCAGGTTCGGCGCATCGCGCGCTCGTTCAACTTCGACTACCAACTCGTGCGCACCCACGACTGGCTCGGCCCGCCCCTGGCCGCCTTCGTCGCGCGCCGCAACGCGCAGCTCAAGAAACTCAAGATGGGCTAA
- a CDS encoding MBL fold metallo-hydrolase, giving the protein MLPKPPPREGSLGFLYLPPYRVQGTSVAGEATCVQVPELDVCFDMGVCPRPALASKFCCISHGHMDHIGALGYWCSQRNFQGMGPGTIVCDARIAPALDAMLKAFHPVEQQETPYTIIPLEPNQEIEIKNSVVLRGFETDHTAPSFGYSIIEKRSKLREEFAGLPQEKLRELKDRGEDITRILEVPLVAYLGDTSPGAALIRNDVLNAQIVISECSFVDAEHKDRAKIGKHLHIDDIAEWLRVLRCQHLVLIHVSRRSNISFAHKRLREVVSRELAQRVHFLMDHRTNKMRYEDQVADAERQERMRQRSTPSGPASAPRA; this is encoded by the coding sequence ATGCTCCCTAAGCCACCGCCCCGCGAGGGCTCGCTCGGTTTCCTCTACCTCCCCCCGTACCGCGTGCAGGGAACCAGCGTCGCAGGCGAAGCCACCTGCGTCCAGGTCCCCGAGCTCGATGTCTGCTTCGACATGGGCGTCTGCCCACGCCCGGCGCTCGCCAGCAAGTTCTGCTGCATCAGCCACGGGCACATGGACCACATCGGCGCCCTCGGCTACTGGTGCTCCCAGCGCAACTTCCAGGGCATGGGCCCGGGCACGATCGTCTGCGACGCGCGCATCGCGCCGGCGCTCGACGCCATGCTCAAGGCCTTCCACCCCGTCGAGCAGCAGGAAACCCCCTACACGATCATCCCCCTGGAGCCCAACCAGGAGATCGAGATCAAGAACAGCGTCGTCCTGCGCGGCTTCGAGACCGACCACACCGCGCCGTCCTTCGGCTACTCCATCATCGAAAAACGCAGCAAACTCCGCGAAGAGTTCGCCGGACTCCCCCAGGAGAAGCTCCGCGAGCTCAAGGACCGCGGCGAGGACATCACGCGCATCCTCGAGGTGCCCCTCGTCGCCTACCTGGGCGACACCTCCCCGGGCGCAGCCCTCATCCGCAACGACGTCCTCAACGCCCAGATCGTCATCAGCGAGTGCTCGTTCGTCGACGCCGAACACAAGGACCGCGCCAAGATCGGCAAGCACCTCCACATCGACGACATCGCCGAGTGGCTGCGCGTGCTGCGCTGCCAGCACCTGGTCCTGATCCATGTCTCGCGCCGCAGCAACATCTCGTTCGCGCACAAGCGCCTCCGAGAGGTCGTCAGCCGCGAGCTCGCCCAGCGCGTCCACTTCCTGATGGACCACCGGACCAACAAGATGCGATACGAGGATCAGGTCGCCGACGCCGAGCGCCAGGAGCGGATGCGCCAGCGCTCCACGCCCTCGGGCCCGGCCAGCGCCCCGCGCGCGTAA
- a CDS encoding BatA domain-containing protein produces MTFLHPSLALLGASLIAIPILIHLLARRRKKPVKWGAMRFLVEAYKKQRKRMTLEQLILLATRCLVLLLLALALGRPALQAAGLLGEGSGRTIYLVLDNAAASQTRDGSAPDAPRALDRHKAAARDILAALAPGDRAALVTLGAPYDAIVVPPSIDPGAVATLVDRVEPTDSAADLAGAFSAVAAELERAALEGTAGARAEAVVVVLSDFLAGTLDAGAIGAGRADEPGAPGPSTGGAIFGPRVRLAATTPATSGVGNVQILAVEPLRSVVLTGASTPGAADPVGASNTEQVRVRLRRTGPLVSEAGVTTLTARLVAAGSAASGPLRDLAPPVRTTVRWAPGQAEQTVSVLVEGFAEAARAGRAAAIVAQIDRDALDADNIHRAPVRVRSALRIAIIDRRRFTPASSVADLDAGDWLRLALRPSEGALLETSTLSPNSVDEPSLAGLDAVFLPRPDLLDDAAWTRLRAFADAGGMVVVAPPAEATVHLWPDAMARAFDLSLRIAREPSTHETPLRLAAEQPATRALELLRAELPELARPVTLSRTLDVEDAGPSSTTLLTRDDGASWLVSFEPNPANASDNDARSRGLLVYLASAVSLEWTDLPARPLMVPLLQELVRQGVGLSTGDSSTIAGASILAPARSAELRVLSSDAPDQRAIPLRDNVAPPARRAALLHALDANGAERGLLAVNADTGASRTDANDPALVRAWLARALPPGAPEPVFLDPPTAAATLARADQGSPISLPLLIAALALAALETVLARLFSHAQQDRAALASTPEAAA; encoded by the coding sequence ATGACCTTCCTCCACCCCAGTCTGGCCCTCCTCGGCGCGTCGCTCATCGCGATCCCGATCCTCATCCACCTGCTCGCGCGCCGACGCAAGAAGCCGGTGAAGTGGGGGGCCATGCGCTTCCTCGTCGAGGCCTACAAGAAGCAGCGCAAGCGCATGACGCTCGAGCAGCTGATCCTGCTCGCGACGCGCTGCCTCGTGCTCCTGCTCCTCGCGCTCGCGCTGGGGCGCCCGGCGCTCCAGGCCGCCGGGCTGCTGGGCGAGGGCTCGGGGCGCACCATCTACCTTGTGCTCGACAACGCCGCCGCCTCGCAGACCCGCGACGGCAGCGCGCCCGACGCGCCGCGCGCGCTCGACCGGCACAAGGCCGCCGCGCGCGACATCCTCGCCGCCCTCGCCCCGGGCGACCGCGCCGCGCTCGTCACGCTGGGCGCCCCCTACGACGCGATCGTCGTTCCCCCCTCCATCGATCCGGGCGCCGTCGCCACGCTGGTCGATCGCGTCGAGCCCACCGACTCCGCCGCCGACCTCGCCGGCGCGTTCAGCGCCGTCGCCGCCGAACTCGAGCGCGCCGCGCTCGAAGGAACCGCCGGCGCGCGCGCCGAAGCCGTCGTCGTCGTGCTCTCCGACTTCCTCGCCGGCACGCTCGACGCCGGCGCGATCGGCGCAGGGCGCGCCGACGAGCCCGGCGCGCCGGGCCCCTCCACAGGCGGCGCGATCTTCGGCCCGCGCGTCCGCCTCGCCGCCACCACGCCCGCGACCTCGGGCGTGGGCAACGTGCAGATCCTCGCCGTCGAGCCGCTCCGCTCGGTCGTGCTCACCGGCGCGTCCACGCCAGGCGCGGCCGACCCAGTCGGCGCAAGCAACACCGAACAGGTGCGCGTGCGCCTGCGCCGCACCGGCCCGCTCGTGAGCGAAGCGGGCGTCACCACGCTCACGGCGCGCCTCGTCGCCGCCGGCAGCGCCGCGTCCGGACCGCTGCGCGACCTCGCGCCCCCGGTGCGCACCACCGTCCGCTGGGCGCCGGGCCAGGCCGAGCAGACCGTGAGCGTCCTGGTCGAGGGCTTCGCCGAGGCGGCACGCGCCGGGCGCGCCGCCGCCATCGTCGCGCAGATCGACCGCGACGCGCTCGACGCCGACAACATCCATCGCGCGCCGGTCCGCGTGCGCAGCGCGCTGCGCATCGCCATCATCGACCGCCGGCGCTTCACCCCAGCGTCCAGCGTCGCCGACCTCGACGCCGGCGACTGGCTCCGCCTCGCCCTGCGACCCTCCGAGGGCGCCCTCCTCGAAACCTCCACCCTCTCGCCCAACAGCGTCGACGAGCCCTCCCTCGCCGGCCTCGACGCCGTCTTCCTCCCCAGGCCCGACCTCCTCGACGACGCCGCGTGGACGCGCCTGCGCGCCTTCGCCGACGCCGGAGGCATGGTCGTCGTCGCGCCGCCCGCCGAAGCCACCGTCCACCTCTGGCCCGACGCCATGGCCCGCGCCTTCGACCTCTCCCTGCGCATCGCGCGCGAGCCCTCCACCCACGAAACACCCCTGCGCCTCGCCGCCGAACAGCCCGCCACCCGCGCGCTCGAACTCCTGCGCGCCGAACTCCCCGAACTCGCGCGCCCCGTCACCCTCTCGCGCACCCTCGACGTCGAAGACGCCGGCCCCTCGTCCACCACGCTCCTCACCCGCGACGACGGCGCGTCATGGCTCGTCTCCTTCGAGCCCAACCCGGCCAACGCGTCCGACAACGACGCGCGCTCGCGCGGCCTGCTCGTCTACCTCGCCAGCGCCGTCTCCCTCGAATGGACCGACCTCCCGGCGCGCCCACTCATGGTCCCGCTCCTGCAAGAGCTCGTCCGCCAGGGCGTCGGCCTCTCCACCGGTGATTCCTCCACCATCGCCGGCGCGTCCATCCTCGCCCCGGCGCGCAGCGCCGAGCTGCGCGTCCTCTCCTCCGACGCGCCCGACCAGCGCGCCATCCCGCTCCGCGACAACGTCGCGCCCCCGGCACGCCGCGCCGCGCTCCTCCACGCCCTCGACGCCAACGGCGCCGAGCGCGGGCTCCTCGCCGTCAACGCCGACACCGGCGCCTCACGCACCGACGCCAACGACCCGGCACTCGTGCGCGCCTGGCTCGCGCGCGCACTCCCGCCCGGCGCGCCCGAGCCCGTCTTCCTCGACCCGCCCACCGCCGCCGCCACCCTCGCGCGCGCCGATCAGGGCTCACCCATCTCCCTGCCCCTCCTCATCGCCGCGCTCGCCCTCGCCGCGCTCGAGACGGTCCTCGCCAGACTCTTCAGCCACGCGCAGCAGGACCGCGCCGCGCTCGCCTCCACCCCGGAGGCCGCCGCGTGA
- a CDS encoding MoxR family ATPase, with amino-acid sequence MPEMNDAIQHPEHAQQAVAEVRAAHESLKREIHKVVVGQDAVIDDVLISMFCQGHALLVGVPGLAKTLLISTIAKTLNLDFSRVQFTPDLMPSDITGTEVIQEDKATGDRALRFVKGPIFANIILADEINRTPPKTQAALLEAMQEHQVTVGGERHALPEPFFVLATQNPIEQEGTYPLPEAQLDRFLFNITVEYPGEDEELDIVRRTTAGSMEQPKAVLSGTDVARVQDLVRQTPVAEHVIRYALRLVRATRIKEDAAGAQGTPKPQIVRDYLAWGAGPRASQALILAAKARAILSGSYHVTPEHVMRVAKPVLRHRIITNFNAEADGISTDAVIDALLEEIPVEDLTTADRKTMRAVMR; translated from the coding sequence ATGCCCGAGATGAACGACGCGATCCAGCACCCCGAGCACGCCCAGCAGGCCGTCGCCGAGGTGCGCGCCGCCCACGAGTCCCTCAAGCGCGAGATCCACAAGGTCGTCGTCGGCCAGGACGCCGTCATCGACGATGTCCTCATCTCGATGTTCTGCCAGGGCCACGCCCTGCTGGTGGGCGTCCCGGGCCTCGCCAAGACCCTCCTCATCTCGACCATCGCCAAGACCCTCAACCTCGACTTCTCGCGCGTGCAGTTCACCCCCGACCTCATGCCCTCCGACATCACCGGCACCGAGGTCATCCAGGAAGACAAGGCCACCGGCGACCGCGCCCTCCGCTTCGTGAAGGGCCCCATCTTCGCCAACATCATCCTCGCCGACGAGATCAACCGCACGCCCCCCAAGACCCAGGCCGCCCTCCTCGAAGCCATGCAGGAGCACCAGGTCACCGTGGGAGGCGAGCGCCACGCCCTGCCCGAGCCCTTCTTCGTCCTCGCGACGCAGAACCCCATCGAGCAGGAAGGCACCTACCCCCTCCCCGAAGCGCAACTCGACCGATTCCTCTTCAACATCACCGTCGAATACCCGGGCGAAGACGAGGAACTCGACATCGTCCGCCGCACCACCGCCGGCTCGATGGAGCAGCCCAAGGCGGTCCTCTCCGGGACCGATGTCGCGCGCGTGCAGGACCTCGTGCGCCAGACCCCGGTCGCAGAGCATGTGATCCGCTACGCGCTGCGCCTCGTGCGCGCCACGCGCATCAAGGAAGACGCCGCCGGCGCACAGGGCACGCCCAAGCCCCAGATCGTGCGCGACTACCTCGCCTGGGGCGCCGGCCCGCGCGCCTCGCAGGCCCTCATCCTCGCCGCCAAGGCCCGCGCCATCCTCAGCGGCTCCTACCACGTCACCCCCGAGCACGTGATGCGCGTCGCCAAGCCCGTCCTGCGCCACCGCATCATCACCAACTTCAACGCCGAGGCCGACGGCATCTCCACCGACGCCGTCATCGACGCGCTGCTCGAAGAGATCCCGGTCGAGGACCTCACCACCGCCGACCGCAAGACCATGCGCGCGGTGATGCGGTGA